One segment of Setaria viridis chromosome 4, Setaria_viridis_v4.0, whole genome shotgun sequence DNA contains the following:
- the LOC117851865 gene encoding 3-ketoacyl-CoA synthase 5: MNSPSTIKHYKYFFQLVTNNFVVTVVVVLGTILLLKAAQLGPAQILAWLLSVRHAHLFLVTFLPIGLGTLYLMHRPRSVYLLDYACFRHTFDCRTPMATFVEHAHQMASFDDKSIHFMKRMLENSGLGDQTYLPPNTHYIPPTYTLSDARDEAEQVIFSSIDDLFAKTGISPMAIDILVTNCTVFNPVPSLVDIIVNKYKLRGDIHNIHISGMGCSAGLISVEVAKNLLQVAPQGAHALVVSTEMVSYQFYTGRNRAMLLPNVLFRMGGAAVLLSTTRSKSRFKLMHTVRTITAARDKSYQCAFLQEDDTGEIGVNLSKDLVAIAGETLQANITAIGSFVLPFSEQLLFVLSLIARKLLNRKTKPYVPDFRMAFEHFCIHAGGRAVIDAVQRSLCLSDEDVEPSRMTLHRFGNTSSSSVWYELGYIDAKSQMRKGDRVWMIGFGSGFKCNSVVWQCIQPASTLDGPWADCIHGYPVTVGITKVASR, encoded by the coding sequence ATGAACTCACCATCCACTATCAAGCACTACAAATACTTCTTCCAGCTTGTCACGAACAATTTTGTTGTCACCGTTGTTGTGGTACTTGGAACCATCCTCTTGCTGAAAGCCGCACAACTTGGCCCTGCCCAGATTCTCGCATGGCTACTGTCAGTTCGGCATGCCCACCTGTTTTTAGTCACCTTCCTTCCAATTGGCTTAGGTACCCTTTACCTCATGCACCGTCCTCGCAGTGTATACCTTCTGGACTATGCTTGCTTCCGTCATACATTTGATTGTCGTACCCCCATGGCCACTTTTGTCGAACATGCTCACCAAATGGCATCCTTCGATGATAAAAGCATCCATTTCATGAAGCGCATGCTTGAGAACTCTGGTCTTGGTGATCAGACCTACCTACCACCTAATACCCACTACATTCCACCAACTTACACGTTGAGTGATGCCCGTGACGAGGCTGAGCAGGTTATTTTTTCATCCATTGATGACTTATTTGCTAAGACAGGCATCAGCCCCATGGCAATTGACATACTCGTCACAAACTGTACCGTTTTCAATCCAGTGCCATCTTTAGTTGACATCATTGTAAACAAATACAAGCTAAGAGGTGACATCCATAACATCCACATCTCTGGGATGGGGTGCAGTGCAGGATTGATTTCAGTGGAAGTTGCCAAAAACCTCTTGCAGGTTGCTCCCCAGGGTGCACATGCACTAGTGGTGTCTACGGAGATGGTCTCATACCAGTTCTACACAGGGAGGAACCGTGCAATGTTGCTACCAAATGTCCTATTTCGCATGGGTGGGGCTGCAGTGCTATTGTCAACAACAAGGTCTAAATCCCGTTTCAAGCTCATGCACACTGTACGCACAATCACTGCCGCCCGAGATAAGTCTTATCAGTGTGCATTCCTACAGGAGGATGACACGGGTGAAATAGGAGTCAACCTGTCTAAAGACCTTGTAGCTATTGCTGGCGAGACGCTACAGGCCAACATCACGGCAATAGGGTCCTTTGTTCTCCCATTCTCGGAGCAACTGCTATTCGTTCTCTCTCTAATTGCTCGCAAGTTGTTGAACAGGAAGACAAAGCCCTATGTTCCTGATTTCCGGATGGCCTTCGAGCACTTTTGCATCCATGCCGGTGGGCGAGCGGTAATTGATGCTGTCCAGCGTAGCCTTTGTCTATCAGATGAGGACGTTGAGCCTTCACGGATGACGCTACACCGTTTTGGGAACACGTCGAGCAGCTCTGTGTGGTATGAGCTTGGATACATTGATGCTAAGAGTCAGATGAGGAAGGGTGATCGAGTATGGATGATTGGGTTTGGATCAGGATTCAAGTGCAATAGTGTCGTGTGGCAGTGCATCCAGCCTGCTAGCACCCTAGATGGACCTTGGGCTGATTGCATTCATGGGTACCCTGTAACTGTAGGCATAACCAAAGTGGCCAGCAGGTAA